The window GCCTCACCGCCTGGGAGCTGCAGCGCGACGGCATCCCCTTCGCGCTGCTCACCGACAGCGCCGCCGGGTGGCTGATGGCCCGCGGGGAGGTGGACCGCGTCCTCGTCGGGGCCGACCGGGTGGCGCGCAACGGCGACGTCGCCAACAAGATCGGCACCTACGCCCTGGCCGTCCTGGCCCGGGCGCACGGGATCCCCTTCGTGGTGGCGGCGCCGCGCTCCACCTTCGACCCCCGCTTGCCCGACGGGGGGGCCATCCCCATCGAGGAGCGCCCCCCCGAGGAGGTCCTGACCGTGGCCGGTCGCCCCATCGCCCCGCAGGGGACGCCGGCGCGCAACCCCGCCTTCGACGTCACCCCTCACCACCTCGTCACTGCCCTCGTCACCGACGCGGGGGTGCTCCACCCGCCCTTGGGACCGGCCATCGACCGCCTGCTGGGTCCCGCCGCATCACCGGGTGCCGCCCCACCGCCAGAGGCGCCAGAGACGTCGGCCGCGCCGCTGGGGGGCCGCGGGGGCGGCCGCGGCGCCTGAGGGGGCGCAGACCCCGTGAGCCCGCGCACGACCCGCCACCTGGTCCTGCTGCTCATCGCCGCCCTGTGGGTGGCCATGGTGGTGCACAGCCTCGACTACATCGGCCGCTTCGTCTTCCACTACGTCTTCGTCAGCGTGCGCTGGCTGCAGACCCTCTTCATCGTGCTGAGCATCTACAGCACCGTGCTCCTGGTGGTGGGGCTGCGCCGCCCCGCGCCCCGGCCCCCCACGGCGGCGCGTCCCTTCGTCTCCATCCTCGTCCCGGTGAAGGACGAAATGGCGGTGATCGCGGACACGCTGCGCTGCCTGGCCCGGCTCGACTACCACCGCCGCGGCCGGCGGCGCTTCGAGCTCATCGTCATCGACGATCGCTCCACCGACGGCACCGCCGAGGTCCTGGAGCGGCTGCGCCCCCGCCTGGGGCTGCGCGTGGTGCGCACGCCGCTGGGGAGCGTGGGGAAGGCGGCCGCGCTCAACGCGGGGCTGCGCGTGGCGCGGGGGCGGCTGCTGGCCTTCTTCGACGCCGATGCGCGCGTGGCCCCGGACTTCCTGCAGCGCATGGTGGCCTGCCTGGACGGCCCCCGGGTGGGCGGCGTGCAGGCACGTCGCCTTCCCTACAACGCCGGGCAGAACCTCCTCACCCGCATGCAGGCGGACGAGTTCGGCATCTTCATGACGCTCTTCCAGCGCGCCCGGGAGCGGCTGCGCGCCTTCGTCGCCTTCGCCGGCAACGGGCTCGTCCTGCGCCGCGACGCCCTGGAGGCGGTGGGGGGGTGGCACGAGGACGCCCTCACCGAGGACAT of the Armatimonadota bacterium genome contains:
- a CDS encoding glycosyltransferase family 2 protein, which codes for MSPRTTRHLVLLLIAALWVAMVVHSLDYIGRFVFHYVFVSVRWLQTLFIVLSIYSTVLLVVGLRRPAPRPPTAARPFVSILVPVKDEMAVIADTLRCLARLDYHRRGRRRFELIVIDDRSTDGTAEVLERLRPRLGLRVVRTPLGSVGKAAALNAGLRVARGRLLAFFDADARVAPDFLQRMVACLDGPRVGGVQARRLPYNAGQNLLTRMQADEFGIFMTLFQRARERLRAFVAFAGNGLVLRRDALEAVGGWHEDALTEDIDLSVRFHLRGWRIRYCEEAVVWEEAVPTVRDLVRQRTRWFEGAMQALGEHLPAILFGRLPLQTRVDVLFFLAGSLVATLALLTTYAYGLLRLAGVVVLFLQVSPHLMAGASGLCSLSLLGAVVERLGWRPAQLVGVPLRFALFSLHRFVVVPYAIARYVRSAVTGRIDWAKTTHVGEVATERMAGVR